From one Anopheles cruzii chromosome 3, idAnoCruzAS_RS32_06, whole genome shotgun sequence genomic stretch:
- the LOC128270472 gene encoding uncharacterized protein LOC128270472 yields the protein MYEVVDPLLLPTTSQCGKFCRLCFNQADDLRALFPSSASIPNKALLHKIFDCTTITLSYREDHDARICSNCIVSIEAFFKYKVQCVENDRLLRTKRASFFAGLGLAADLAGAGRLPALVEHGGQHKRRHHQIQQQHSVEVFGVGDDDDSDDDERRRREDSKRQRTTNGAVHEGEANGEEEELETKEAEDDDDADGGRLAYRIKQEVVPLAATRTEDDDDGLMLVEEGDDVGRMVGRTEKREHAEEDADDDDDDEEYFNPDQFLAQETQIDEGTDATIGDDDDGAGGDHTSSFERGWKTTEFAPQPGSSGMRTLKITDYSNVTGKRGRAQRFETDALLTAAAAAAAGNNLLAFHEELQRLNGLAGGRLAGCPAGQLFPPPDSRAPPPVVGASPVSRRLGPNGSVIEHTKKVQKFLDDGLRELIYNAGAPNPHYARDGGSTAFKVVKARFNSYNIIFDDNRFLRRNKSVSGLPKWYWACSVTGCPVKICSYAGRLFKTNELPHTHPATEPDADSKYETIAPDPHEAEQLQRQLLLQQQQQHQAQQERMLRQQQQQQLLRQRQIEMAQRRVAAAAAMMAAAAVSARSTTETAPPEHPKASAGGAQGRSNYELQTAADGTEMLLYGGHSLALIMTRKDGVRVYRCTSIVADEGAIRRPCTDTIFLLTSGRIGRICKEEDVDYEMDLTPLALGAGEDQQRSGGEHGAEEDDKRRRMQKIIVYEGYRYKYCHARPEGNFYWRCVQRHEKDCLASLQTKRNMEFLKVNDQPHNHEVPDPSEPHENAMLCEIRLPVAGEQSEHGSTDFKLVKSGQKREFLIYKGYRYYFQYESKNGRRSYRCTMFKNCPAGAFLLPNSTIQEAKNFIHTHPPVEDMDKYITKDSLITSPIKVTTSSGGSDAGAGGDGRPSTAADASPPKASEPPPGDPPVAKDPEVARRNGYRIIKNYKNKEIMIYLGWRYFEDYKKKTGGQVWRCSSHRLCRGSVHLFPDGSINFAKLVDHNHSPPKKILNHTAGTAVDGEGDGGVALLEDGTGVGSLHGGDDSLLRSWGGVYHRYITHQGHRFRFATRKREGTIYWRCAMRLVTKCPVSFHTKDDTYELVSTRNHEHNHAIPSVWPDVAGGQIEADLPQVRLPAEEIGTNDFVLTKNAKGRDLVLYRGGRFYLDYSRKDGKIVFRCSAVSGCRATVLLLPNRTLQVPEEFNHNHPTAQDAIGGWCGAGEPTASGVKTDDESGMDDGVASGTPAKIILHDGYHFRFVSRHPTEQSAFYRCVWVDARKAQCPVALYTDLRGVVIQASQQPHSHDPSDYGLVGGPPPGTTATGMANGTTNSELIGTREYRIVKNWKNRDVLVFQNCRYFLHYVRKDGRKVWRCSAIRSCHAAVYLNADGTVDQFRGHHVHEIRPEGEPRRRRRRKKAELMVSFAGAANGSAIYAGNGPVMLGAAELVARSRLLEGAVNGAVSMLNGNHVAGGGGGGGGVGNAALMASIAGSLNGANHSNANSHNGAVGNEWIDYSDYGIRLNVASNDAGATSAARLPNEDNGSLWDHFHPHQALGEGTSDGRRGGEAPSGFDLSYHSVFGNQENFAESVTYAAHAIAQHQLHQQHQRHLQQQLQHHQSMLLNGHHSQQPAPPHEVSSDDHDESGEEQQQQQHHDDHPPLIHLEPEVKLESDDL from the exons ATGTACGAGGTGGTcgatccgctgctgctgcccaccACATCGCAATGCGGCAAGTTCTGCCGGCTGTGCTTCAACCAGGCCGACGATCTTCGGGCGCTCTTCCCGTCGTCGGCCAGCATCCCCAACAAGGCGTTGCTGCACAAGATTTTCGACTGCACCACAATAACG CTAAGCTACCGGGAAGACCATGATGCCCGAATCTGCTCCAACTGTATCGTCAGCATCGAGGCGTTCTTCAAGTACAAAGTTCAGTGCGTCGAGAACGATCGGTTGCTGCGTACGAAGCGTGCCAGTTTCTTTGCCGGGCTCGGACTGGCGGCCGATttggccggagccggccgTCTGCCAGCGCTGGTGGAGCACGGGGGGCAGCACAAGCGGCGGCATCACCaaatccagcagcagcactcggTGGAAGTGTTCGGCGttggggacgacgacgatagcgacgatgacgagaGGCGGCGGCGAGAGGATAGCAAACGGCAGCGAACCACGAACGGTGCAGTGCACGAAGGGGAAGCGAACGGTGAGGAGGAGGAACTGGAGACGAAGGAAGCggaagacgatgacgacgccgatGGTGGCCGCTTGGCGTATCGCATCAAGCAGGAAGTGGTGCCACTCGCCGCGACACGaaccgaggacgacgacgatggtttGATGCTGGTGGAAGAGGGTGACGACGTGGGACGGATGGTGGGCCGTACGGAGAAGCGAGAGCACGCAGAAGAGgacgccgacgatgacgacgatgatgaggagTACTTCAATCCGGACCAGTTCCTGGCACAGGAAACGCAGATCGACGAAGGAACCGATGCGACGAtcggtgacgatgacgatggtgctggtggtgatcacA CTTCGTCGTTTGAGCGCGGCTGGAAGACGACGGAGTTTGCACCGCAACCGGGTTCATCCGGCATGCGGACACTCAAGATCACGGACTACTCGAACGTAACGGGGAAGCGCGGACGAGCGCAGCGATTCGAAACGGATGCGCTCCTAacggccgcggcggcagcggccgccggcaaCAATCTGCTGGCGTTTCACGAGGAACTGCAGCGCTTGAATGGCCTTGCGGGTGGACGACTCGCTGGCTGCCCGGCGGGTCAGCTGTTTCCACCACCCGATAGtcgagcgccgccgccggtggttggAGCGAGTCCCGTGAGCCGGCGACTCGGTCCGAACGGGTCAGTGATCGAGCACACGAAGAAGGTGCAGAAGTTCCTGGACGATGGTTTGCGCGAGCTGATCTACAACGCCGGTGCACCGAATCCTCACTATGCGCGG gACGGAGGCTCGACCGCGTTCAAGGTGGTGAAGGCGCGCTTCAACTCGTACAACATCATCTTCGACGACAATCGGTTTCTGCGGCGCAACAAATCGGTCAGCGGGTTGCCCAAGTGGTACTGGGCCTGCAGCGTGACCGGGTGCCCGGTGAAAATCTGCAGCTACGCCGGCCGGCTGTTCAAAACGAACGAGTTGCCGCACACGCACCCCGCCACCGAGCCGGATGCGGACAGCAAGTACGAAACGATCGCTCCCGATCCGCACGAGGCGGAACAGCTGCAGCGCCAATTgttgctccagcagcagcagcagcaccaggcgcAACAGGAACGAATGCtacgccagcagcaacagcaacagttgcTACGCCAGCGCCAGATCGAGATGGCACAGCGCCGtgtggccgctgctgcggcgatGATGGCTGCGGCGGCTGTTTCGGCACGCAGCACCACCGAAACGGCACCCCCGGAACACCCGAAGGCAAGCGCAGGAGGAGCGCAGGGCCGGTCAAACTACGAGCTGCAGACGGCCGCGGACGGCACCGAGATGCTGCTGTACGGGGGTCATTCGTTGGCCCTGATTATGACGCGCAAGGATGGTGTCCGGGTGTACCGGTGTACGAGCATTGTGGCCGACGAGGGCGCCATTCGTCGCCCGTGCACCGACACGATCTTTTTGCTCACGAGCGGTCGCATTGGGCGCATCTGCAAGGAGGAAGACGTCGACTACGAGATGGATCTCACACCGCTGGCGCTGGGCGCTGGAGAGGATCAGCAACGCAGCGGCGGCGAGCACGGCGCCGAGGAGGACGACAAGCGGCGTCGGATGCAGAAGATCATCGTGTACGAGGGCTACCGGTACAAGTACTGCCATGCTCGGCCCGAGGGCAACTTTTATTGGCGGTGCGTGCAGCGGCACGAGAAAGACTGCCTCGCGTCGCTACAGACGAAGCGCAACATGGAGTTCCTGAAGGTGAACGATCAGCCGCACAACCACGAGGTACCGGACCCGTCGGAACCGCACGAGAATGCGATGCTGTGCGAAATCCGGCTCCCGGTGGCGGGCGAGCAGTCGGAGCACGGGTCGACCGACTTTAAGCTCGTGAAGAGCGGCCAAAAGCGCGAGTTTCTCATCTACAAGGGCTACCGGTACTACTTTCAGTACGAGTCGAAGAACGGGCGCCGCTCGTACCGGTGTACGATGTTTAAGAACTGCCCGGCCGGGGCGTTCCTCCTTCCGAACAGCACCATCCAGGAGGCGAAAAACTtcatccacacacacccgccggTCGAGGACATGGACAAGTACATCACCAAGGACAGTCTCATTACGAGCCCGATCAAAGTGACGACGTCGTCGGGCGGAAGTGACGCTGGCGCCGGGGGCGACGGTAgaccgtcgacggcggcggatgcGTCGCCTCCGAAAGCAAGCGAACCTCCTCCTGGGGACCCTCCGGTCGCCAAAGATCCGGAGGTGGCGCGGCGAAACGGTTATCGGATCATTAAGAATTACAAAAACAAAGAGATTATGATTTACCTTGGGTGGCGCTACTTTGAGGAttacaagaaaaaaacgggcggCCAAGTTTGGCGCTGCTCTTCGCACCGCTTGTGCCGTGGTTCGGTTCACCTCTTCCCGGACGGGTCGATTAACTTCGCCAAGCTCGTCGATCACAATCATTCGCCCCCGAAGAAGATCCTGAACCACACGGCGGGGACGGCGGTCGATGGAGAAGGTGACGGTGGAGTGGCACTTCTTGAGGATGGTACCGGTGTCGGGTCGCTGCACGGTGGAGACGATTCGTTGCTGCGCAGCTGGGGTGGTGTTTACCATCGGTACATCACGCACCagggccaccggttccggtttgcgaCCCGTAAGCGCGAGGGAACGATCTACTGGCGCTGTGCGATGCGGCTCGTCACCAAGTGTCCGGTGTCGTTCCACACGAAGGACGACACGTACGAGCTGGTCAGTACGCGCAACCACGAGCACAATCACGCGATCCCGAGCGTGTGGCCCgacgtggccggtggccagatCGAGGCGGACCTGCCACAGGTGCGCCTCCCGGCGGAGGAGATCGGTACGAATGATTTCGTGCTGACGAAGAACGCCAAGGGTCGCGATCTGGTCCTGTATCGCGGCGGGCGCTTCTATCTGGACTATTCGCGCAAAGACGGCAAGATTGTGTTCCGCTGCTCGGCCGTGTCCGGGTGCCGGGCGacggttttgctgctgccgaaccgaacgctgCAGGTACCGGAAGAGTTCAATCACAATCACCCGACGGCACAGGACGCCATCGGTGGCTGGTGCGGGGCTGGCGAGCCAACGGCTTCCGGTGTGAAAACGGACGATGAAAGCGGCATGGACGACGGAGTGGCCTCCGGAACGCCCGCGAAGATCATCCTGCACGATGGGTaccatttccgtttcgtttcgcgccATCCAACGGAGCAAAGTGCTTTCTACCGGTGCGTGTGGGTTGACGCACGGAAAGCGCAGTGCCCGGTGGCACTGTACACCGATCTGCGCGGAGTCGTCATTCAGGCGAGCCAGCAACCGCACAGCCACGATCCGAGCGACTACGGGCTGGTCGGTgggccaccacccggcacaACGGCCACCGGAATGGCGAATGGCACCACGAACAGCGAGTTGATCGGCACGCGCGAGTATCGGATTGTGAAGAACTGGAAAAATCGGGACGTGCTCGTGTTTCAGAACTGTCGCTACTTCCTGCACTACGTCCGCAAGGATGGGCGGAAGGTGTGGCGCTGTTCAGCCATTCGTAGCTGCCACGCCGCGGTCTACCTGAACGCGGACGGCACGGTAGATCAGTTTCGCGGTCATCACGTGCACGAGATACGGCCCGAGGGCGAACcgagacggcggcggcgcagaaAGAAGGCCGAACTGATGGTATCGTTTGCCGGTGCGGCGAACGGAAGCGCGATCTACGCCGGGAACGGTCCCGTTATGCTGGGAGCGGCCGAATTGGTAGCCAGAAGTCGCCTGCTCGAAGGAGCCGTCAATGGTGCAGTGTCCATGCTGAACGGAAACCATgtagctggtggtggtggtggtggtggtggtgtcgggaATGCTGCACTGATGGCCAGCATTGCCGGTAGCCTGAATGGTGCTAACCACAGCAACGCCAACAGCCACAACGGAGCCGTTGGTAATGAGTGGATCGACTACAGTGACTACGGTATTCGACTGAACGTGGCTTCGAACGACGCCGGTGCTACCAGCGCTGCTCGGTTGCCGAACGAAGACAACGGATCGCTTTGGGACCACTTCCACCCTCATCAGGCCCTCGGTGAGGGGACCAGCGACGGTCGACGGGGAGGAGAGGCACCGTCGGGGTTCGATCTGAGCTATCACTCGGTGTTTGGCAATCAGGAAAACTTTGCCGAATCCGTCACGTACGCCGCACATGCAATAGCACAGCATCAGCttcaccagcaacaccagcgccatctgcagcagcaactgcagcaccATCAAAGTATGCTGCTGAACGGGCACCATTCCCAGCAACCGGCGCCACCGCACGAGGTTAGCAGTGACGATCACGACGAGTCCGgtgaggagcagcagcaacagcagcaccacgatGACCATCCGCCACTGATACACCTCGAGCCGGAAGTGAAGCTAGAAAGCGACGATCTCTGA
- the LOC128271311 gene encoding ataxin-10, protein MIDLKKDIAEQNYERVLQSLNALNISETSYDDFRSEATNLFETFLVCYNSLEASAISVAMKCLNLLKRSCARGETFQNIIISRDGFLERFRVILVDEKDTVTENIRASCLQLLGNLCVQNKANQENVIGKLHPFLLHSIVANDALANASAMLLYNGFIYKAGSVSLNTLLETLLTNVEMNRVLQQDLPEFVGIFLDYLISESNEMVDVLEGIEFSKKMLLYRYLIEYMRQEDRRIHPIHPDIFKHLLDQFKRQSDGVLKTENVQLDAPATEEVFTLLVYLSDASCIEPYSSFLRHDGALFLNLGCLLRQMQLLGKLGTENIFTPVQKIEEMLKIKQGTSEQNIEADISYSLRSAVVKALANMAYKSKKNQNLARDMDIMAAILDCTSLDARNPLIKEWSILAIHNLCEDNPENQQFISSLTKLAMAENSLLKECSAGTIRIGSDAQPYISRKK, encoded by the exons ATGATCGATCTGAAGAAAGATATTGCGGAGCAAAATTACGAGCGCGTTCTGCAATCTCTCAATGCACTCAACATTAG CGAAACCAGCTACGATGACTTCAGAAGCGAGGCAACCAATCTTTTTGAGACATTCCTTGTCTGTTACAACTCGCTGGAAGCGTCCGCAATCTCTGTGGCCATGAAATGCTTGAATCTGCTTAAGCGGTCCTGCGCCCGTGGGGAAACGtttcaaaacatcatcatctcgCGGGACGGATTCCTGGAGCGCTTTCGTGTGATTCTGGTGGATGAGAAAGATACGGTCACTGAAAACATTCGTGCCAGTTGCTTGCAGCTGTTGGGCAATCTTTGTGTACAAAACAAAGCTAATCAGGAGAATGTTATTGGAAAGCTGCACCCATTCCTACTCCACAGTATAGTAGCGAACGATGCGCTGGCCAATGCATCAGCTATGCTTCTATACAACGGATTCATCTACAAGGCGGGCAGTGTTAGCTTGAACACCCTCCTCGAAACACTGCTGACAAACGTCGAAATGAACCGCGTTCTGCAGCAGGATTTGCCGGAGTTTGTAGGCATTTTTCTCGATTATCTGATAAGTGAAAGCAATGAGATGGTGGATGTTCTCGAAGGGATCGAGTTCAGCAAGAAGATGTTGCTGTACCGCTATCTGATCGAATATATGCGGCAGGAGGACCGACGGATACATCCAATTCATCCGGACATCTTCAAGCATCTTCTGGACCAGTTCAAGCGGCAATCCGATGGTGTTCTCAAGACGGAAAACGTGCAACTTGAtgcgccggccaccgaagaagTGTTCACGCTACTAGTTTACCTCTCGGACGCATCCTGCATTGAACCATACTCATCATTCTTGCGCCACGATGGAGCGCTATTTTTAAACCTTGGAT GCCTGTTGCGTCAGATGCAGCTGCTCGGTAAATTGGGGACCGAAAACATCTTCACACCGGTGCAGAAAATTGAGGAAATGCTTAAAATCAAACAGGGCACCAGTGAGCAAAACATTGAGGCCGACATATCCTACTCACTGCGATCGGCAGTAGTAAAAGCCTTGGCTAACATGGCGTATAAATCGAAGAAGAATCAAAACCTAGCCAGGGACATGGACATAATGGCGGCGATATTGGACTGCACCAGTCTAGATGCACGAAATCCTC TGATTAAGGAATGGAGCATATTGGCCATACACAACCTGTGTGAGGATAATCCAGAAAACCAACAGTTCATCTCTAGTCTCACGAAGCTTGCAATGGCGGAAAACTCACTGCTGAAGGAGTGTTCTGCGGGAACAATTCGGATTGGTTCCGATGCCCAACCGTACATCAGCCGAAAGAAGTAG
- the LOC128271312 gene encoding putative GPI-anchor transamidase produces the protein MMLVRAIMALLWSVWVHANEIELPAKFVTSSSHTNNWAVLVDTSRFWFNYRHIANVLSVYRSVKRLGIPDSQILLMVADDMACNARNPRPATVFNNAKQHINVYGTDVEVDYRGYEVTVENFVRLLTGRNENGTARSKRLLSDSGSNVLIYLTGHGGDGFLKFQDSEEITNQELADAIEQMWQKQRYNELFFMIDTCQAASMYEKFYSPNILAVASSLVGEDSLSHHIDPAIGVYIIDRYTYNALEFLERVEWNSKKTMGDFLTVCPKRACISTVGVRKDLYPKDPFKVPITDFFGSVRPTEISSDVVNVTLSTIPEEVLIQQKSISEPQALLFYEQFPSKLFPRS, from the exons ATGATGTTGGTTCGAGCAATAATGGCGCTTCTTTGGAGTGTTTGGGTCCATGCCAATGAAATTGAG CTCCCGGCCAAGTTTGTGACGAGTAGCTCCCACACCAATAACTGGGCGGTGTTGGTGGACACTTCGCGGTTCTGGTTCAACTACCGGCACATTGCGAACGTACTGTCGGTGTATCGTTCGGTGAAGCGGCTCGGTATACCAGACAGTCAGATTCTGCTGATGGTCGCCGACGATATGGCATGCAACGCTCGTAACCCTCGGCCAGCCACCGTCTTCAACAATGCCAAGCAACACATCAATGTTTACGGTACGGACGTGGAAGTTGACTATCGGGGCTACGAGGTAACCGTCGAAAACTTTGTCCGCTTGCTGACGGGACGCAACGAGAACGGGACGGCTCGGTCGAAGCGCCTGCTGTCTGATTCGGGCAGCAACGTGCTCATCTACCTTACCGGGCACGGGGGCGACGGGTTTCTCAAGTTTCAGGATTCGGAAGAGATCACCAACCAAGAGCTGGCGGACGCGATTGAGCAAATGTGGCAAAAGCAGCGCTACAACGAGCTGTTCTTTATGATCGATACCTGCCAGGCTGCGTCTATGTACGAAAAGTTCTACTCCCCCAACATACTGGCCGTGGCGAGCAGTTTGGTGGGTGAAGATTCACTCTCCCATCACATCGATCCAGCCATCGGGGTGTATATTATCGATCGCTACACTTACAATGCGCTGGAATTCCTGGAGCGAGTCGAATGGAACAGCAAGAAAACGATGGGTGATTTC CTTACCGTGTGCCCAAAGCGGGCCTGCATCTCGACTGTAGGCGTGCGAAAAGATCTCTACCCGAAGGATCCTTTCAAAGTACCCATTACGGACTTTTTTGGTTCGGTGCGTCCGACCGAGATATCTTCGGATGTAGTCAATGTTACATTATCTACCATTCCGGAAGAAGTATT AATTCAGCAAAAGTCCATCAGCGAACCGCAGGCCCTTCTGTTCTACGAGCAGTTTCCCAGCAAGCTGTTCCCACGTTCCTAG
- the LOC128270471 gene encoding integrin alpha-PS3-like: MATAKFVLTSVALVLIDLLRSGSGFNVSPQPNYVFREPSLTTYVDKVRSSYFGYSLNLRPAGVVVGAPRAQSDLPAQRKVNETGAIYRCRFSDGHCAPYYFDRLGNTQQEQSDFAYNSEKKDFQMLGGSMDGHGADGDRLVVCAPKMISELTEYYLLHGLCYVVDGTEGDAPKDIRKIVPLRAKEKQLHKDALGQYYYYMYGEQGISVHVTDDGEEILIGAPGVFNWRGTVVRYRRRVTDDAGGLSRRDSPPGNRRPTNRHKRQIVSYVSDVPNPYFNRVKDDSYFGYAVSSGRFLGPDQKLLYVASAPQSNDQVGEVFIFEILNADSAFVETQLRMHFTFPGQQQGEYFGYSLLAEDFNGDGFPDLAIGAPLHSRTGDYESGAVYVHWNEGQLNFQLQTKLTSSYDLGGRFGTSLAKIGDINMDGYNDIAVGAPFEGNGVVYIFLGSVDGLQSKASQRLTAPTNELAWPGNAMFGHAISRGTDIDRNGYNDLAIGSPNAETVYVYRTYPVVRIEAEVSSTKRELSLEDTSFELSVCLSASFTAGLQYPVQLGYSLSVDAQLGRVTLLGSGSKYNNTVTLRDATEQCQPVRAALKATAASIYRPIVMELTYHLLAEPPTEAAASAFCTHCALLDPTLPAHVIRKISFKTGCQGEVCVSDLRLSARWLDIAGGDAGYVLGSTKKASIEFTVHNAGENAYLPQLNVTLTPTRLTLAKLTSECRQTVTSDGVNVLCDLNNGLPLKASYTSKYTLILDMTKLEAATAAEIRAEALSSSEESVPGDNFHETVLPLKEFSDIEIVGKSSVPEVHLEKQRGMVAVEYELQLHNNGPSVFRNLAFTLDVPLVYHKPSSGQTFKIINFNDIVVTGYYSYKTLDYTWTQNDTVLLPNPIVHSTIEPSPVVNVEDLHRQPSDFVLMSGAGGGLYGGWTGENSSPHEQDTISFHRRRRRDVSDSTHTSSNFNRYTNQLSRQSVHPASRLSSVIDASTLGLPGNRTLLFSCIEDEDSVAECARLNIAVDLFRPTNVPIVITLAFQIDLDAIDEAFLEREDIFALLMLGDIQRDEPDGAARFQLSRSNPFTVVYRYSDTSTPVWVYIVSAVGGLLVLVAITYGLYRLGFFKRATKEEMEKHQRESARLNEPEPSSSRVDSETEPESNKTLPNESM, from the exons ATGGCGACGGCGAAGTTTGTGCTGACGTCGGTGGCTCTGGTGCTGATCGATCTGCtacgttccggttccggttttaaCGTCTCGCCACAGCCAAACTATGTGTTCCGGGAGCCATCCCTTACCACCTACGTGGACAAAGTTCGAAGTTCGTACTTTGGATATTCGCTCAATCTGCGCCCAGCAGG TGTGGTTGTCGGTGCACCACGAGCACAGTCGGATCTGCCGGCGCAGCGGAAGGTCAACGAAACCGGTGCCATCTATCGGTGTCGCTTCAGCGATGGCCACTGTGCACCGTACTACTTCGATCGGCTCGGCAACACGCAACAGGAGCAATCGGACTTTGCCTACAACTCGGAGAAAAAGGACTTCCAAATGCTGGGCGGCAGCATGGACGGGCACGGTGCGGACGGCGATCGGCTCGTGGTGTGTGCCCCGAAAATGATCAGCGAACTGACCGAGTACTACCTTCTGCACGGCCTCTGCTACGTAGTCGATGGGACCGAAGGTGACGCACCGAAAGACATCCGGAAGATTGTGCCCTTGCGGGCGAAAG AAAAACAGTTACACAAGGACGCCCTTGGCCAGTACTACTACTACATGTACGGCGAGCAGGGCATCAGCGTGCACGTgacggacgacggcgaagagATTCTGATCGGAGCGCCCGGGGTGTTCAACTGGCGCGGCACCGTCGTGCGGTACCGGCGGCGTGTCACGGATGACGCCGGAGGACTCAGTCGGCGCGATTCGCCTCCCGGCAATCGGCGCCCAACGAACCGCCACAAGCGCCAGATCGTGAGCTACGTGAGCGATGTGCCGAATCCGTACTTTAACCGCGTCAAGGACGATTCGTACTTTGGGTACGCCGTCAGTTCCGGCCGGTTCTTGGGGCCGGACCAGAAGCTTCTGTACGTGGCGAGTGCGCCCCAATCGAACGACCAAGTCGGCGAGGTGTTTATCTTCGAAATCCTGAACGCGGACTCGGCGTTCGTCGAGACACAGCTCAGGATGCACTTTACCTTTccgggccagcagcagggcgAATACTTCGGTTACTCGCTGCTTGCCGAAGATTTCAACGGTGACGGGTTTCCGGATCTAGCTATCGGAGCACCGCTGCACAGCCGGACGGGCGATTACGAGAGTGGCGCGGTGTACGTCCACTGGAACGAGGGTCAGTTAAACTTTCAGCTGCAAACGAAGCTAACCTCGTCGTACGatctcggtggccggttcggtACGAGTTTGGCCAAGATCGGTGACATCAACATGGACGGCTACAACG ACATCGCCGTCGGAGCCCCGTTCGAAGGAAATGGTGTGGTTTACATCTTCCTCGGTTCCGTCGATGGGCTGCAATCGAAGGCGAGTCAACGGTTGACGGCACCCACCAACGAGCTGGCGTGGCCTGGGAACGCCATGTTTGGACACGCGATCTCGCGCGGAACCGACATCGACCGGAACGGTTACAATGATCTCGCGATCGGCTCCCCGAACGCGGAAACGGTGTACGTGTACCGCACATATCCGGTGGTCCGTATCGAGGCGGAAGTATCGTCCACCAAGCGGGAGCTGTCTCTCGAGGACACTTCGTTCGAGCTTTCCGTGTGTCTGAGTGCCAGTTTCACCGCGGGCCTCCAGTATCCGGTGCAGCTCGGTTACAGTCTCTCCGTGGATGCCCAACTCGGCCGGGTGACTCTCCTGGGTTCCGGCAGTAAGTACAACAACACCGTCACTCTGCGTGACGCCACCGAGCAGTGCCAGCCGGTCCGAGCAGCCCTTAAAGCGACAGCGGCCAGCATCTACCGACCGATCGTGATGGAGCTGACGTACCACTTGCTGGCCGAACCTCCAACCGAAGCAGCGGCATCTGCGTTCTGTACTCACTGTGCCCTACTGGATCCCACACTGCCGGCCCATGTCATCCGGAAGATATCGTTCAAAACGGGCTGCCAAGGCGAAGTGTGCGTCTCGGATCTGCGACTgtccgctcgctggctggaCATTGCCGGTGGTGACGCTGGATACGTGCTGGGCAGTACGAAGAAGGCGTCGATCGAGTTTACGGTGCACAATGCGGGCGAGAACGCGTACTTACCGCAGCTCAATGTAACGCTAACACCGACCAGGTTGACCCTAGCGAAGCTCACCTCCGAGTGCCGCCAAACGGTTACGTCCGACGGTGTGAACGTGTTGTGCGATCTTAACAACGGGCTACCGCTGAAAGCATCCTACACCTCGAAGTACACGTTGATCCTCGATATGACGAAGCTGGAAGCTGCTACGGCGGCTGAGATCCGAGCGGAAGCACTCAGCTCAAGCGAAGAGTCGGTCCCCGGAGACAATTTCCATGAAACGGTTCTACCGCTCAAAGAATTCAGTGACATCGAAATCGTCGG AAAATCCTCCGTCCCGGAGGTGCATCTCGAGAAGCAGCGCGGAATGGTCGCGGTGGAGTacgagctgcagctgcacAATAACGGTCCGAGCGTGTTCCGAAACCTGGCGTTCACGCTCGACGTGCCACTCGTGTACCACAAGCCCAGCTCGGGGCAAACGTTTAAGATCATCAACTTCAACGATATCGTAGTGACCGGTTACTATAGCTACAAGACGCTCGATTACACCTGGACCCAGAACGATACCGTGTTGCTGCCCAATCCGATCGTGCACAGCACGATCGAACCATCCCCGGTAGTCAACGTGGAGGATCTGCACCGTCAACCGAGTGATTTCGTGCTCATGTCGGGTGCCGGCGGCGGATTGTATGGCGGGTGGACAGGAGAGAACAGTTCACCACACGAGCAGGACACGATATCGTTCCACCGCAGGCGCCGTCGCGATGTGTCGGATTCTACGCACACCTCTTCCAATTTCAACCGCTACACGAATCAACTCTCCCGGCAATCGGTTCACCCCGCGAGCCGTCTGTCGAGCGTGATCGATGCTTCTACGCTGGGGCTGCCGGGCAATAGGACGCTCCTGTTCAGCTGCATCGAGGATGAAGACTCAGTCGCCGAGTGCGCACGGCTTAACATCGCCGTCGATCTCTTCCGCCCCACCAACGTGCCGATCGTGATCACGCTCGCCTTTCAAATCGATCTGGACGCGATCGATGAGGCGTTTCTCGAGCGAGAGGACATCTTTGCCCTCCTGATGCTGGGCGACATTCAACGGGACGAGCCAGACGGAGCGGCCCGGTTCCAGCTGTCACGCTCCAACCCGTTCACGGTCGTGTACCGCTACTCCGACACCAGCACACCCGTCTGGGTGTACATTgtgtcggcggtcggtggtctTCTGGTACTCGTGGCCATCACGTACGGACTCTACCGGTTGGGTTTCTTCAAGCGAGCCACCAAAGAGGAGATGGAAAAGCATCAACGAGAG AGCGCCCGTCTGAACGAACCGGAACCTTCTAGCAGTCGGGTGGATAGCGAAACGGAACCCGAGTCGAACAAAACCTTGCCAAACGAGTCAATGTAA